The following proteins come from a genomic window of Micromonas commoda chromosome 2, complete sequence:
- a CDS encoding predicted protein, with product MPAIWRPNVGRVLLDVDVQVGVTEDASSKGTKRKRAPPTKGPCEHGVKYRSNCKVCSACPHGKKRSVCKECGGSQICEHGRRRSLCKACGGGSICEHGRRRDRCKECGGASICVHSRVRSYCKECGGSSICQHGRQRSECKECGGGSICEHGRRRSECKECGGSQICEHGRRRSRCKDCGGSGICEHGRERSRCKQCGGGSICEHGRQRSRCKECGGSQICEHGRRRSRCKDCGGSGICEHGRERSRCKQCGGGSICEHGRQRSRCKECGGSQICEHGRRRDRCKECGGSQICEHGRRRSTCKECRAAN from the coding sequence atgCCAGCGATTTGGAGGCCGAACGTGGGCAGGGTGCTCCTGGATGTGGACGTCCAGGTTGGGGTgacggaggacgcgtcgagcaaggggacgaagcggaagaggGCACCTCCCACgaaggggccatgcgagcacggggtgaagtacCGGTCGAActgcaaggtgtgcagcgcttgtccCCACGGGAAGAAGCGCAGTgtgtgcaaggagtgcggtgggtctcaaatctgcgagcacggtcgtcgccgctcacTGTGCAAAgcgtgcggtgggggctccatctgcgagcacggtcgtcggcgcgacagatgcaaggagtgcggtggtgcatcaatctgcgtgCACAGTCGTGTACGCTcttactgcaaggagtgcggcgggtcatCAATCTGCCagcacggccgtcagcgctctgagtgcaaggagtgcggtgggggctccatctgcgagcacggtcgtcggcgctctgagtgcaaggagtgcggtgggtctcaaatctgcgagcacggtcgtcggcgctctagGTGTAAGGATTGCGGCGGGTCaggaatctgcgagcacggtcgtgaaCGCTCTAGGTGCAAGcagtgcggtgggggctccatctgcgagcacggtcgtcagcgctctcggtgcaaggagtgcggtgggtctcaaatctgcgagcacggtcgtcggcgctctagGTGTAAGGATTGCGGCGGGTCaggaatctgcgagcacggtcgtgaaCGCTCTAGGTGCAAGcagtgcggtgggggctccatctgcgagcacggtcgtcagcgctctcggtgcaaggagtgcggtgggtctcaaatctgcgagcacggtcgtcggcgcgacagatgcaaggagtgcggtgggtctcaaatctgcgagcacggtcgtcgccgctctacgtgcaaggagtgtcGCGCCGCGAATTAA
- a CDS encoding predicted protein, with amino-acid sequence MRGSTRAASTPVMARAPLVASRRRASTFASASRRGCRVTPSANATSLGLDLEAPGWSGGYGTGGKVWSSAAVLTRWLGANAPALGLEGASVLELGSGTGAVGLAAAAMGATRVVLTDGGSESLLKLAKDNAARNRAPGGAIDPSCDIRVARYRWGDGKLPAAVADAAPFDLVVGSDCTYSVGGHGPLCDVIREVLTAAADDAARVVLGHQHRCGAAMLAGRGSAGWGVDPHLDMFAKTAAAKGLVVEEVHRESLAWHGLRNVSIVSVELKKQLAPSKTNATGDVGNAGTNGAVAAAAALAVTLSSLALPAAARQYSDYDPKQFDEFLPGINSVELSLAQPNVCSKDAFKAMDRARDMYEIGQLDEAEKALSSVLNGTCGGPNPTDADKVATAATWKLLGDVRVDAYRWNDAIDAYNSSLKVSPAGTSAPGALFGRANAKEGLKDYAGAVEDYGKCLELRPNGPDAATPRFERAQALKQLGRWEEAIGDYDAAADAFTANRQKREAKIAEAQAAFAKFESGDVPSATARLETLARQLYSSDVRAALAATYWRAGDAAKAEDTWLDLCQIEDAQCGKYTDKEWLTSYRKWTPGLADAMQDFLKLRS; translated from the coding sequence ATGCGCGgctccacgcgcgccgcgagtaCGCCCGTgatggcgcgcgccccgctcgtcgcgtcgcgtcgccgcgcgtcgaccttcgcgagcgcatcgcgtcgcgggtgccgagTCACACCATCCGCGAACGCCACGTCGCTCGGGTTGGACCTCGAAGCTCCGGGGTGGAGCGGCGGGTACGGCACCGGCGGGAAGGTCtggagctccgccgcggtcctcaCGCGGTGGCTCGGCGCCAACGCGCCTGCCTTGGgcctcgagggcgcgtccgtgctcgagctcgggagtggcaccggcgcggtgggtctcgccgcagccgcgatgggcgcgacgcgcgtggtgcTCACCGACGGCGGTTCCGAATCGCTGCtcaagctcgccaaggacaacgccgcgcgcaaccGCGCTCCGGGAGGCGCCATCGACCCGTCTTGCGacatccgcgtcgcgcggtaCAGGTGGGGCGACGGGAAgttgcccgccgccgtcgccgacgcggcgccgttcgacctcgtcgtcggttcgGATTGCACGTACAGCGTAGGCGGTCACGGCCCCTTGTGCGACGTCATCCGCGAggtgctcaccgccgccgccgacgacgccgccaggGTGGTGTTGGGACACCAGCACAggtgcggcgcggcgatgctcgcgggaAGGGGATCCGCCGGCTGGGGCGTGGACCCGCACCTCGACATGTTcgcgaagacggcggcggccaaggggctcgtcgtcgaagaggTGCACCGCGAGAGCCTCGCGTGGCACGGGCTCCGCAACGTCAGCATCGTCTCCGTGGAACTCAAGAAACAACTCGCGCCCTCGAAGACGAACgcgaccggcgacgtcggtaACGCGGGGACtaacggcgccgtcgccgccgccgcggcgttaGCGGTGACTCTGTCCTCGCTggcgctcccggcggcggcgagacagTACAGCGACTACGACCCCAAGCAGTTTGATGAATTTCTACCCGGGATCAACTCCGTCGAGCTCAGCTTGGCGCAGCCCAACGTGTGCAGCAAAGACGCGTTCAAGGCGATGGACAGGGCGCGGGATATGTACGAGATCGGTcagctggacgaggcggagaaggcgctgtCCTCGGTGTTGAACGGAACGTGCGGAGGTCCGAACCCGACGGATGCGGATAAAGTCGCCACGGCTGCGACGTGGAAGCTGCTGGGCGACGTGAGGGTGGACGCGTACAGGTGgaacgacgccatcgacgcgtacAACTCCTCGCTGAAGGTTTCGCCCGCGggaacgtccgcgccgggtgCGCTCTTCGGGAGGGCCAACGCCAAAGAGGGTCTTAAAGActacgccggcgccgtggaaGATTACGGTAAGTGCCTGGAGCTGAGGCCGAACGGTCCAGACGCGGCGACTCCCAGGTTCGAGAGGGCACAGGCGCTCAAGCAGCTGGGAAGGTGGGAAGAGGCTATCGGCGAttacgacgccgccgcggacgcgttcaccgcgaaCAGGCAGAAACGTGAAGCCAAGATTGCGGAGGCGCAAGCCGCGTTCGCGAAATTCGAGTCTGGCGAcgtgccgagcgcgacggcccgACTGGAGACGCTGGCGCGGCAGCTGTACTCGAGCGACGTCcgagcggcgctcgcggcgacgtactggcgcgcgggggacgcggcgaaaGCCGAGGACACCTGGCTGGATTTATGCCAGATTGAGGACGCACAGTGTGGGAAGTACACGGATAAGGAGTGGCTCACGTCGTACAGGAAGTGGACCCCagggctcgccgacgccatgcAGGATTTCCTCAAGCTGAGGTCTTAA
- a CDS encoding predicted protein, with protein sequence MLPLFDFAGELETEPFVFEDEIKSNESLSLEALRTVSTARRDMRSTRGEIRDPAKASERTRACEAYVPLIESLCSKKDNLQISNRSGGLKFKWSSPLEGGDVMYKLKGLDRALEQERGMAWMLLAARIRDEAALAVDQCPRAPVGPERHDDDDAEATGRRHGGGVETPIGDKGAKRQGGEPDTHTPRSPGPVLGDAAPAVATTLRRAAGVYKHASTQVLPSLVPELDAERPNELLPSMAECMYCVCLAEAQAATARRAEERGTNGDLVAKLHLGAHDLYKRADAILNENIRDFNRISRKLQAYILLGASVHRARAYRCAAEEAFAASDIGEAIACCDAANKHLARGRDAAGESDRWQAAALEESEALMNLRKKYVTENEVVYFERVPDRPAKKLPEGKVIVSEIEHVPVVVEALGVE encoded by the exons ATGTTGCCGCTCTTCGACttcgccggcgagctcgagaccGAACCCTTCGTGTTTGAAGATGAGATCAAGAGCAACGAGTCGCTCTCGCTCGAGGCCCTGCGCACCGTCAGCAC CGCACGACGGGACATGCGCTCCACCAGGGGCGAGATCAGGGATCCCGCCAAGGCTTCCGagcgaacccgcgcgtgcgaggcATACGTCCCGCTCATCGAGAGCCTCTGCTCCAAGAAGGACAACCTGCAGATCTCGAACCGGTCCGGCGGTCTAAAATTTAAGTGGTCCAGCCCGctggagggcggcgacgtcatgTACAAGCTCAAGGGGTTggaccgcgcgctggagcagGAGCGCGGCATGGCCTGGATGCTTCTCGCCGCTCGCATcagggacgaggcggcgctcgcggtggaccagtgcccgcgagcgcccgtCGGACCCGAGagacacgacgacgacgacgcggaggcgacgggtcGTCGACACGGGGGAGGAGTAGAAACGCCCATCGGGGACAAGGGCGCAAAGCGACAAGGCGGGGAACCGGACACGCACACGCCTCGATCGCCGGGTCCCGTgttgggcgacgccgccccggcggtgGCCACCACGCTTCGAAGAGCCGCGGGGGTGTACAAGCACGCGTCAACGCAGGTTCTCCCGTccctcgtccccgagctggacgcggagaggCCGAACGAGCTGCTGCCGTCCATGGCCGAGTGCATGTACTGCGTgtgcctcgccgaggcgcaggcggcgacggcgagacgcgcggaggagcggggCACAAACGGGGATCTCGTCGCCAAgctccacctcggcgcgcacgaccTGTACAAGCGCGCGGATGCGATCCTCAACGAGAATATCCGAGACTTTAACCGCATAAGCCGCAAGCTGCAGGCGTACATcctgctcggcgcgagcgtccacagggcgagggcgtacaggtgcgccgcggaggaggcgttcgcggcgagcgacatCGGGGAGGCGATCGCCTGTTGCGACGCGGCCAACAAACACCTCGCGAGGGGccgggacgcggcgggcgaatCCGACCGGTGGcaagccgcggcgctggaggagagCGAGGCGCTGATGAACCTTCGGAAAAAGTACGTGACGGAGAACGAGGTGGTGTACTTCGAGAGGGTACCGGATAGGCCCGCGAAGAAGCTGCCGGAGGGCAAGGTGATCGTGTCGGAGATTGAGCACGTCCCGGtggtcgtcgaggcgctcggcgtggagTGA
- a CDS encoding predicted protein, whose protein sequence is MALPSLSASEVEEGEDAAALILKHGAVVVRGVVSLATCAETRARIDERLRLANLEAFGEESTTAEFSAAGRTPEQVDAAARYFGNVTAPVHRRDLKLALNEEVGECVRQLLRACGPCIASILTADAEMCELSALVSDPGAPAQPLHPDTQTSGTRAHCGLITAFVATQDVTPEMGPTEVCARSNVAEAHRALSNGGGGGGDSPGGDSPGGGEAGKLRALTAAGFPAPVPALLRAGDVLLMDSRVIHRGGANDGAKRRTLLVCTFQVPNNPAPGSTYSLLDEYAGRFRLGGFERWKDPAAATAY, encoded by the coding sequence ATGGCGCTGCCgtccctctccgcgtcggaggttgaggaaggggaggacgccgccgcgcttaTCCTGAAGCACGGTGCGGTGGTGGTGAGGGGTGTGGTCTCcctggcgacgtgcgcggagaCGCGGGCTCGCATCGATGAGCGCCTCCGTCTGGCTAATCTCGAGGCGTTCGGGGAAGAAAGTACCACGGCCGAGTTCTCGGCGGCTGGGAGAACGCCCGAGCAGGTTGACGCGGCCGCCAGGTACTTCGGCAACGTCACCGCCCCGGTGCACCGTCGCGACCTCAAGCTCGCGCTGAACGAAGAGGTCGGCGAGTGCGTGCGCCAGCTGTTGCGCGCGTGCGGACCGTGTATCGCGTCCATACTcacggcggacgccgagatGTGCGAGCTGAGTGCCCTCGTCTCGGACccgggcgcccccgcgcagcCGCTGCACCCGGACACGCAGACGtcgggaacgcgcgcgcactGCGGATTGATcaccgcgttcgtcgccacGCAGGACGTGACGCCCGAGATGGGACCGACGGAGGTTTGCGCGCGGTCAAACGTCGCCGAAGCTCACCGAGCGTTGTcaaacggcggcggcggcggcggtgactcaccgggcggtgactcaccgggcggcggcgaggcggggaagctccgcgcgctgaccgccgccggtttccccgcgcccgtcccggcgctgctgcgcgccggcgacgtcctgcTGATGGACTCGCGGGTCATCCACAGGGGCGGGGCGAACGACGGGGCAAAGAGGCGGACTCTGTTAGTTTGCACGTTCCAGGTGCCAAACaacccggcgccggggagcaCGTACTCGCTGCTGGACGAGTACGCGGGACGGTTCAGGCTCGGGGGTTTCGAGCGGTGGAAAGacccagccgcggcgacggcgtatTAG
- a CDS encoding predicted protein encodes MPPPRKFRPREPAVLVSQTAGCFWWREEVRRKHGSTPWIPKIFWVFFHVLFIVLLFQFDNDMTDGGAGYQTGFAFACLLNLYAFLCVANSNPGYVSEQERCPEDQEDVYREQDRIRRERIAARVKAKRERERHAAEAEDVAEDDEGGDDAELPDLESGGGDRTTDRTTSPRGEDEGTGGLLGAPGGASNSSDLATSSSFVGADNDEPPVGQYCKHCKAWQGLRTKHCHDCGRCVRRFDHHCFWVGTCVGEKNHARFVWYLVAQTALIVWAFHVSNSGWKYADTFHELFEINAGPVCMSIALFIFALFVGSLLGFHVYLIVTNQTTWEVSSRDKISYLAGVPHNVYAFSRGPMRDAREFCCSPPPPRYTLRSFEWMREWSRTETIWENKYYVCC; translated from the exons ATGCCCCCGCCGAGAAAGTTTCGACCCCGCGAGCCCGCCGTGCTCGTGTCGCAGACCGCGGGGTGCTTCTGGTGGCGCGAGGAAGTCCGTCGCAAGCACG GCTCCACGCCTTGGATACCCAAGATATTCTGGGTGTTCTTCCACGTCCTGTTCATCGTCCTGCTGTTTCAGTTCGACAACGACATGAcggacgggggcgccgggtaCCAGACCGGATTCGCCTTTGCGTGCCTCCTCAACCTCTACGCCTTCCTCTGCGTCGCCAACTCCAACCCCGGGTACGTCAGCGAGCAAGAGCGGTGCCCGGAGGACCAGGAGGACGTCTACAGGGAGCAGGACAGGATCAggcgcgagcgcatcgcggcACGCGTGAAGGCAAAGAGGGAGCGCGAGAgacacgcggcggaggcggaggatgtcgcggaggacgacgaggggggcgacgacgccgagctcccggacctcgagagcggcggcggcgaccgaaCCACCGACCGAACGACctcccctcgcggcgaggacgagggaaCCGGGGGGCTGTTGGgcgccccgggcggcgcgagcaaCTCCAGCGACCtcgcgacctcgtcgagtttcgtcggcgccgacaaCGACGAACCCCCGGTGGGCCAGTACTGCAAACACTGCAAGGCGTGGCAGGGGTTGCGCACGAAGCACTGCCACGACTGCGGCAGGTGCGTGCGCCGGTTCGATCACCACTGCTTCTGGGTGGGAACGTGCGTCGGGGAGAAGAATCACGCGCGGTTCGTGTGGTACCTCGTCGCGCAAACCGCGCTCATCGTCTGGGCGTTTCACGTCAGCAACAGCGGATGGAAGTACGCGGATACGTTCCACGAGCTGTTCGAGATCAACGCCGGGCCGGTGTGCATGTCCATCGCGCTCTTCATCTTCGCCCTGTTCGTCGGTTCGCTGCTGGGCTTCCACGTGTACCTCATCGTCACCAACCAGACGACGTGGGAGGTTAGCTCGAGGGACAAGATCAGCTACCTGGCGGGGGTGCCCCACAACGTGTACGCGTTTTCGCGCGGGCCGATGCGGGACGCCAGGGAGTTTTGCtgctcgcccccgccgcccaggtACACGCTGCGATCGTTCGAGTGGATGAGGGAGTGGTCCAGGACGGAGACCATCTGGGAGAACAAGTACTACGTGTGTTGTtag
- a CDS encoding predicted protein, with protein sequence MSMASVARTPSPPFARHRRWSSRVTKSGCSSRPRASAADLSDLAPPVDPCAFVLEAVARATATDHFVISAERVLALAAQRGLDPQDLLPEFVREAQKLAIPPTSKFHVGAAALGASGAVYLGVNVELPGLPLNASIHAEQFAVVTAMRAGERALEAIATTAAAMRVIIPDPGDGATNARSKRHLVLPLCDLLPHSFGPLDLTHDESLPLMLEERHNGLRFIPGLTPEATDELDAAAAALALAEANAAYAPYSASPAGLALVDDDGVIHAGRSVESAAYNPTMSPLHAALVAAVGGAGMGDANGGEWGRIESATLVEMSGAPVQYAGTVALILKTIAPRARLNVIACEKAEPEAS encoded by the exons atgtcgatggcgtcggtcgctcggacaccgtcgccgcccttcgcgaGGCACCGCCGGTGGTCGTCCCGGGTTACGAAATCGGGCTGCTCGTCTCGACCGagggcctccgccgcggacctctCGGACCTCGCCCCCCCCGTGGACCCGTGCGCGTTCGTCCTcgaggccgtcgcgcgcgccaccgcgacggaccACTTCGTGATttccgccgagcgcgtcctcgcgctcgcggcgcagcggGGCCTGGACCCTCAGGACCTCCTCCCCGAGTTCGTGCGCGAGGCGCAGAAACTGGCGATTCCCCCGACGTCCAAGttccacgtcggcgcggctgcgctgggcgcctcgggcgcggtgtACCTGGGCGTGAACGTGGAGCTCCCCGGGCTCCCTTTGAACGCGAGCATACACGCGGAGCAGTTCGCGGTGGTCACCGCGAtgcgcgccggcgaacgcgcgctcgaggcgatcgccaccaccgccg cggcgatgcgcgtcATCATCCCCGatcccggcgacggcgcgacgaacgcgcgcagCAAGAGACACCTCGTGTTACCGCTGTGCGACCTGCTGCCGCACTCGTTCGGGCCCCTGGACCTGACGCACGACGAATCCCTGCCCCTCATGCTGGAAGAGAGGCACAACGGCTTACGGTTCATCCCGGGTTTGACGCCCGAAGCGACGgatgagctcgacgccgccgccgcggcactCGCACTTGCCGAGGCAAACGCCGCGTACGCTCCGTacagcgcgtcgcccgcgggtttggcgctggtggacgacgacggcgtcatccACGCCGGGCGCTCTGTGGAGTCGGCGGCGTATAATCCCACGATGTCGCCGCtgcacgccgcgctggtggcggcggtgggcggcgccggcatgggggacgcgaacggcggcgagtggGGGCGGATCGAGTCCGCGACGCTCGTGGAGATgagcggcgcgccggtgcAGTACGCGGGCACGGTGGCGCTGATCCTGAAaaccatcgcgccgcgcgcgaggctgaaCGTCATCGCGTGCGAAAAggcggagcccgaggcgaGCTGA